TCTTGATGAACTCCAAAAGTTCCCGTGCAGAACAAATACTTATGCGGAAGAATCTAAAAAATATTAACGTCTTTAAAATACCAAATACCAATACGGACGATTCCTTATCAGAGCAACTAATACAATACCTAAATCCTGAAATATCCATTTTATTAGAAGGTGAGGATTCGCCTGATTCAAAAATCCTTCGTGATTTAAACGAGACTTGGTCAGAAGTTTATTTCACAAAAAAACACGGAACAGTTACAGTTAAACTTACAGAAAAAAATTATGAAGTTATTACAATTCCAATAATGAAAGATGAATAACCGGTTTAATGAAAAAATTCAATGATTTTAATTACTAATCATAACACGGGTTCAGTTTATCCTGTTATAATAGTTAGAAAGATTCTTCACAAACATAGCTTTAATGGATAAAGGAGAAATATGGATGGAAAGCAAAATAGAAGTATTATCAACAGTAAAGGTGCAGTACAGCTCTGATTTATACAAAATAGTTGATGCCTTAAACCGAACCTTAAAACAAAAAGATCTTATGTTTGGACTGGCACTTGATCAAGAGGATCAAAATAAAGCGATTTTTACAATATACCGTACATAAAGAAGTGATATAAAATGAAAAAATGGATTCTTTCACTAGTAATATTTTTTGTAGTTCTAATTGGAATTTCGATAAAGCTGTATTTGACTTCTGTTAACCCAGTGAACGCTGCTGAAAAAAAAGCACTGTCACTTGCAAGTAAAAAGGTACAATTGAGTGAAGTAAATGATTTTCATCTATACAATGGCTTAGAAACCATCAATATCATTGAGGGGAAAAATAAAAAAGGTGAAAAAATTATTGTTTGGATTCCTGAAAAAAGTAAAAAGGTTTTTGTGAAAAAAGCTAAAAATGGATTATCAAAGGAAGAAGCTGTTCAAAAACTGTTACAGGAAAAGGATCCGAAGAAAATTATTTCCGTTCGTTTAGGAATGGAAAAAAATATTCCTTTATGGGAAATTTATTATCGTTCTGAAAATAATTTAATAAATTATTATTATGTTCACTTTGAAACTGGTGAGTGGTTAAAGAAAATTGAAAACCTATAAAAAGGGATGGGATTGGAGGAAGTATTGATAATGGAATTAGCACAGCGGGTTTTAGCTCTTACTCCTTCTACAACATTAGCGATTACAGCTAAGGCTAAGGAGTTAAAGGAAAAAGGGGAAGATGTCATCGGATTAGGAGCGGGGGAGCCTGATTTTAATACTCCACAGCATATTTTAGATGCAGCACTATCTTCAATGAATGAAGGGTTTACGAAATACACACCTTCAGCAGGTTTGCCTGCTTTAAAACAAGCAATCATTAAAAAGTTTGAAATAGACCAAGGTTTAACTTATAAACCGAATGAAATTATTGTAGGGAATGGAGCCAAACATGCCCTATATACGTTATTTCAAGTTCTATTAAATGATGGGGATGAGGTTATTATCCCAACACCATATTGGGTAAGCTACCCTGAACAGGTAAAGTTGGCAGGTGGGGTACCTGTTTATATTGATGGTTTAGAACAAAATCAATTTAAAATTACGCCAGAGCAATTGAAAAACAGTATTACGAGCAGAACAAAAGCTGTAATTATCAATTCCCCAAGCAATCCTACAGGTATGTTATATACGGCTGAGGAACTCCTAGAATTGGGTAAGGTCTGCATTGAAAAAGACATTCTAATTGTCTCTGATGAAATTTATGAGAAGCTTGTTTACGGAAATCATAAGCATGTTTCTATTGCAGAACTTTCTCCAGAACTTAAAGAGCAAACAATTATTATTAATGGTGTGTCTAAATCGCACTCAATGACAGGGTGGAGAATTGGCTATGCGGCGGGGAATAAGGAGATCATTGAAGCTATGACT
The window above is part of the Bacillus sp. SORGH_AS_0510 genome. Proteins encoded here:
- a CDS encoding DUF5590 domain-containing protein, whose protein sequence is MKKWILSLVIFFVVLIGISIKLYLTSVNPVNAAEKKALSLASKKVQLSEVNDFHLYNGLETINIIEGKNKKGEKIIVWIPEKSKKVFVKKAKNGLSKEEAVQKLLQEKDPKKIISVRLGMEKNIPLWEIYYRSENNLINYYYVHFETGEWLKKIENL
- a CDS encoding YpmA family protein — encoded protein: MESKIEVLSTVKVQYSSDLYKIVDALNRTLKQKDLMFGLALDQEDQNKAIFTIYRT
- a CDS encoding pyridoxal phosphate-dependent aminotransferase; its protein translation is MELAQRVLALTPSTTLAITAKAKELKEKGEDVIGLGAGEPDFNTPQHILDAALSSMNEGFTKYTPSAGLPALKQAIIKKFEIDQGLTYKPNEIIVGNGAKHALYTLFQVLLNDGDEVIIPTPYWVSYPEQVKLAGGVPVYIDGLEQNQFKITPEQLKNSITSRTKAVIINSPSNPTGMLYTAEELLELGKVCIEKDILIVSDEIYEKLVYGNHKHVSIAELSPELKEQTIIINGVSKSHSMTGWRIGYAAGNKEIIEAMTNLASHSTSNPTTTAQYAAIAAYNGPQEPVEEMRKAFEERLEIIFNKLTAIPGFTCVKPQGAFYLYPNVRKAAEMTGFSHVDDFVEALLVDAKVAVIPGSGFGTPDNIRLSYATSLEQLEKAVNRMKQFVEANIQVK